The window tttttacccatttagtcattaaatctaCATGGGTAATGATTATtaatcaaaaatctcattgtgtaaatattttgtgaaagcaccatcCCTTCAATAATGACACAATATCGATAATGAGGTATTTGttcaaaaatattgattgaatattagattttgtccatatcgctCAGCCCTATGCCAGATTACAGTGATTTAAGGCGAAGTGTTTCCGTGCTGACTTTTGGGAAAGATTGAGGGCTTGGAAAAtattacagcagctttaaaagtGAACAGGCTTGCGCAGATTTACGAGTTACTGTTAAGTATGTTGTTTTATCTGAGAAGACAGACCAAACTTCTAAGTCTTTTTGGAGCTGCTGCAGCCCTcaaagcttgttttgtttggggGATGGGACACGCTTCAGTATTTCACACTAGCTCCTGGAaagttgctgttttatttttcttctacCTTAAATTTATTTATCCTAAAGCAGAGAAGTGcaatttgagatgttttttcttaaaattgCTGCCACTGAAACTATaggaaacacatttgttttaggGATTATGATGGTTTTGAATGAGgctgttgaaatgttttaaagcaCACCAAAGCACCTGTTTTCAAGATTTTTCAAATGCTTCAGGGAAGAAAACACAACTGTATCCCATAAAATGTCGCATGCACTATAGTAGCACTGTAATATAATTGTATAAACCcacatttctgtgtttaaaTGACATAATATCCTTGTAATTTGACAACAGGATGACAACAGTGGGTCACTTTTTGCAGCCTTGCACATTTGCCAAACCCTTATCAGTTTTCCTCGTAAGTCACTTACCGTTAAGCAACGAAGTGATAATGCACTGATAGCTGAGATCAAGATTAGTTTATTGCCATCTATCAAATGGGTGGTAAACGGAGAAGCGGTGTGTTTGTGGGGGTTGGAGAGAGCTGCGGTGAAGCTTTCAGGAGAGATATTGTTTTAAGTGTGACTTCAAAGTGTTGATATgccccttcctccctccccctcccttgGGACACACTGGGTGAAACTTCTCACAGCCCATTCAAATAAATGCTTTATTAGTCGAAGGTAATACTAGTCAAACATGGTGTTGCAACAAGGCATCCTGAGAAATGTTTGAATAACTTTTGTGTAAAGAGTTTGCCGGATGTGGCATTAAAGGCGGCGACAACAATCTCCAGTCAAGCAACGTTTATTATCACTGAAGGTGTAGATTAGGATTTTTATTGTACATAAACCAAAAACCACTGGGTGTGAAAGGGAAGTGCACTTCTCTACAATAAACAAAGAGGTTACCTTATATCCAGGTTGACCTGAGAGAAAGCCAGACCTGCTTTCTGCTTTTCCTTATGAGGTTTAATTGTTATTTGTTttgctcaaaaagataatgttTCATGCTATAAACagtttttggtttcttttttaatgGTGCTTATACAGTTCATAGCAGCAACATTCAATGATCCTTTTTCATTCTAACATTTGGAgggttttttacattttgtaaccaaatatttgacaaaaccaaaatattttgtaaaaagATAAGAGTCACCGCTTTATTATGATCATGAGCATCATTTAATGTATAATAAGCAAAGTAAGATATTTAATTGAAGATACATTTGCAGCCTTTAAGAGAAACAACATTGATTGTTTGGGCATTAGACAATAAAAATTAGGATTAGTTTGCAAGGTTcttcattattctcattttaactTCAATATTATGTAAATGTGTGGTAATAAACTATCATCAGTAACAAGTCAGATTGTATTTAGAGCACTATCTGTGTACTTGTACGTGTCATGTTTCTAAATGACATGGTGGCCTCTGGTTTGCTTCTTTTGTTCAAACTGTATCCTGTTCCTCCCTGACAGTGAGTCTGCAGTGCAAGATCCTCAAGTGTAACTCCGAATTTTGGGCTTCCACCTCAAACTCTGGACAGGAGGAAGAGTTTTGCACAGCGCTGCGAGCGTACAACAGCTGCGTACGCCGGACCGCACGTACCTGCAGGGGTGACTTGGCGTACCACTCGGCCCAGCATGGCATAGAGGATCTAATGAGCCAACACAACTGCTCCAAGGAGGGGCCGACATCTCAATCACACACCCGGACGCAACTTCCTCCTCAACCCACGCCGCTCCTGCCGGACAGCCAGGAGCGCTCCGATGGCCCGGAAGTGTGTCACTATGAGCGCAGTATTCCGCGCAACACAGCACCGCCTAACTACACCCACTGTGGCTTCTTCGGAGACCCGCACCTCCGAACCTTCGGTGATGACTTCCAGACGTGTAAAGTGGAAGGAGCCTGGCCGCTCATCCACAACAGATACCTGTCTGTCCAGGTGACCAACACTCCTGTGGTGCCGGGCTCCATGGCAACTGCCACAAGCAAGGTGGGGACACTTTCTGTTCTTCCTGTTTGCTTGTAGGGCtgctgatgattattttctttactgattaatctggtacttattttctcaattcagTGTTAACCCTAAGTAAACGCCCAAAACATattcccagagcccaaagtgacgtcttcaaattgctcGATTTGTCCAACCAGAAGTCCAAAACTCAACCcatcccaaagatattcagttgaatttgaaagagaagcagcaaataacacaactgagaagctggaactagtcagtgtttggcatttttgcttgaaaaattactttaaCGATCACATTATTGTCAAAATTAGTCACTGTTGTGGATTAATTCATCAACTTATCCTTTTACCTCTAATTGAATCATTTGTCAAGCCAAAACggcaaatatttgctggttgcagcttctcaaatgtgaagatttcctgcttttctcttgttttatattgtttaatgtttaatatgtttgagttttggactgttggttggatcAAACAAGCAATCTTAAGACAGTGCCATtggcatttttcaatattttctcacattttatatcattttaaaaaagataaaaaagatcAATCATGGATGAAGATActctttagttgcagccttagctGTACAGTTTGTTACATGTCAGTTGTCACTTATGTTTTCTGTTGGTATCAGGTCCATAAACATCAGTGCTGTATCAAAACATCATGCAgttcatatttttgtatatgTGAGTCTCCTCTCTCATGTGGTCAGACTGTGAGAGCGGCTGTAGGTCTGGTTGTCTTTCAAACTGTGGACTCTGGTTAGTGTTTGGATGTGCTCCATGATAACAGATGAAGAAGCCCAGCCCTGAACAATCGCTAAGATCTTGATAAGCCTTATAAATGATATGTTAGTATTATAACAGCAGTGTTGCATCAAATGTTAACACGAGGCTCCATTTTCACTTTCCACAGCGGACAGCTCAGGCTGATGTTTGACCTACTTAGAGTGTAGAGCGTACTGAGTACAGTCAATGTTGTCTATCCACAAAACTGCAGATATTTTCTCTGCATTATAAGATATTTTCTTTGAAAGTTTTATCAGCAGTGCATTtctcattattgttgttgtgtttaatggTACATTGGTTAGCTTGTCCCTGAAATGGCTTTCAGTAGAACTTGAGGTCAAAGACAAAGATGCagtagtagttgtagttggCAAATTCACTTAGAGTTGGTCCAGAGAAGTTTTAACAGTAATGATTGTGTACCCCAGTTAGGTATAAGGGGACTTTGTGCTTAATCACATTTGTAGAAAGTCTAATTGTCTGTAATCAGGGTTTCTTAATGATACTCTATTaagcatttgtgtgttttttagctTTTAAAGTAATGccatttttatattgctgttcTTGGAAGCAAATCAGAGGCTTTTTTAAGATCTTGATTCTGGACAAAGGGAAAACaaggcagcagcagccagtgCCACCTGTGCAAACAAGACCCTTCTGGTAAAAGATCTGCATTAGCAGAGCTCTGTGTTGCTCTCTCCTGCTACAGCAAATAAAACTGTCTGGTTATTTCCATCTTCATTCTGATGATGGGATAATAGGagcatttttgctttgtttgttttcattaaaagcTTAAGAAATgaaccaggaaaaaaaaatgaagttaatGTAGGTGGGAAACATAGCCGAGGGTTAAGGGAGTAGAGACAGAAGTGGTGCAACAGATGAATTGTGGATCTAATAGAGTATTCTGTAGGCTCTCTTCTGTCCCCAGTGAGCAGACAACAGAGTCCCTAGGCTGTCCTGGTATCGCTGCTCTGACAATAGCTCATTGGTGTCCCGATGAAACCAAGCTTGCAGAATCCTGACCAGTCTCACTTAATTAGCTGCAGAGTATATCGCTCAGTCCTGGCCCGACGCCACTCCCTGGAGCATAGTTCTGGGGTTCACAGGCAGGTTTTTCAGCGCTATGAATGGATCGTCTTTGTGTCTGCAAACTGAGGCCTGATTTTACATGGCCGAGACTCGTGTTTTTTGAGGGCGTTTACCTTGGCCTCCCCCATGTTGAGCCAGTGCTGAAATGTGACACTTAAGTGGGGTGGTGGGGTAGATGGCACATATTGCACAAACTTGTTCTTAATGCAGAAGTATAAGCACTTCCCTCTTaatctgatgtttacatttacagcaGTTTACTAAGATTCTGTATGTGACCAGAAAAACAGCTACTAATGGCTGCATACTCGCATTTGTGAGAAATGTAAAGGCTAAAAGATCTGATCATTCATGCTTAATGCTAATAaggtttattattttctctccttctgcagCTGACAATCATCTTTAAGAATTTCCAGGAATGTGTGGACCAGAAGATGTACCATGCAGAAACAGATGAGCTGCCAGCTGCATTTGCTGATGGCTCCAAGAACGGAGGGGAGCGGCACGGGGCTAACACTCTGCGGGTGGTGGAGAAGGTTCCAGGGCAGCACGTGGAGATTCAGGCCAGGTACATTGGAACAACCATAGTGATCCGGCAGGTAGGCCGCTACTTGACCTTTGCTGTGCGGATGCCGGAGGAAGTTGTAAACTCTGTGGAGGAAGGTGATAACCAGGATTTGTACCTATGTCTTCACGGCTGTCCTGCCAACCAACGCATCGACTTCAGGAACTTCAGGGCTCGAGCAGCGGAGGCCCAGAGCACAGGCAGGACGAGGAGCAGCTCCGTCGCACACGGCTTTACTTACCAGTCTGCAAAGGCCAAGTGCAAAGAGCGGCTACCGGTGGAGGACTTGTATTTTCAATCCTGCGTGTTTGACCTTCTCTCCTCTGGGGACATAAACTTCACCATGGCAGCCTACTACGCCTTCGAGGATGTAAAGATGCTCCATTCAAACAGCAACAGATACCACATCTATGAAAAGGATGCGTTTATGAGTAGTGCGGCACAGAGGGGCAAAGATTTACTTTCGCTCCTCTTGCTTAACCTTCTCGCTGTCTTATTTTGGATTGAGTGTTGCACAATTCATCTATAGTCACTTTTCAACAGTATCCTCATGGTGTATCTGTCAGTGAGTGTTACAGAGTAGCGTACTCGTGCCGTACATCAGCTTCAGTCGTCTGCTCTGGTTCTGTCTGACGTGACCAGTGGCTTGCCAGCCCTGAGTCtcatttttgttgtattgtCATGTCTCGACTTCAGTCTAATGACAAGGCGAGTTCACCGCGCTCTCACCTATCATCACATGTGTTTAGCTGGTTCATAGGGCTGGTCTTTGAAGAGAGCAGCGGTGAGAGAGTCCAGCTACCCCAGAGCTCAGGATATCCACCTGGGATTAAATCCCACATTCTCACTGGAGCTGCATGCCTATGGGAAGCCGGACAAGATGATCTTTTGCAGAAAGAGGAGTTTGCTGATCCTCCCTCCCCTGATCCCCTC is drawn from Thunnus thynnus chromosome 5, fThuThy2.1, whole genome shotgun sequence and contains these coding sequences:
- the rgma gene encoding repulsive guidance molecule A isoform X2 translates to MVMGKRGRPSALEVCRVLAVFLSLFPSVSLQCKILKCNSEFWASTSNSGQEEEFCTALRAYNSCVRRTARTCRGDLAYHSAQHGIEDLMSQHNCSKEGPTSQSHTRTQLPPQPTPLLPDSQERSDGPEVCHYERSIPRNTAPPNYTHCGFFGDPHLRTFGDDFQTCKVEGAWPLIHNRYLSVQVTNTPVVPGSMATATSKLTIIFKNFQECVDQKMYHAETDELPAAFADGSKNGGERHGANTLRVVEKVPGQHVEIQARYIGTTIVIRQVGRYLTFAVRMPEEVVNSVEEGDNQDLYLCLHGCPANQRIDFRNFRARAAEAQSTGRTRSSSVAHGFTYQSAKAKCKERLPVEDLYFQSCVFDLLSSGDINFTMAAYYAFEDVKMLHSNSNRYHIYEKDAFMSSAAQRGKDLLSLLLLNLLAVLFWIECCTIHL
- the rgma gene encoding repulsive guidance molecule A isoform X1, which translates into the protein MQSPRERSEVRPRAGWMVMGKRGRPSALEVCRVLAVFLSLFPSVSLQCKILKCNSEFWASTSNSGQEEEFCTALRAYNSCVRRTARTCRGDLAYHSAQHGIEDLMSQHNCSKEGPTSQSHTRTQLPPQPTPLLPDSQERSDGPEVCHYERSIPRNTAPPNYTHCGFFGDPHLRTFGDDFQTCKVEGAWPLIHNRYLSVQVTNTPVVPGSMATATSKLTIIFKNFQECVDQKMYHAETDELPAAFADGSKNGGERHGANTLRVVEKVPGQHVEIQARYIGTTIVIRQVGRYLTFAVRMPEEVVNSVEEGDNQDLYLCLHGCPANQRIDFRNFRARAAEAQSTGRTRSSSVAHGFTYQSAKAKCKERLPVEDLYFQSCVFDLLSSGDINFTMAAYYAFEDVKMLHSNSNRYHIYEKDAFMSSAAQRGKDLLSLLLLNLLAVLFWIECCTIHL